CGTGATGGCCGCCGCCGCGGAGAGTGGAACCGGGGAGCCGGCGGCCAACGGGGACAAGCCCGAGGAGGAGCCGCAGCAGTTCGACCCCAGCCGGAGTAAGGGTCCTCTCCTCCCAAACTGCCTCGTTCGTTCGTCGCTGCACCTAGTTTCTGTGCATTGTCCACGGGTCGACACGATTCTTGAACGGCGATATATTGGTCAATGCACACGATTTGTTTGAATTGCAGAAAATACAGAAATAAGCCTGAATCGCGATAATAATTTTCACAAGCCTTGTGCAGGGGGGAGTTCTTGTCGGCTTGGTTGCCTTATGGCCTGTATAGGACCTATTCTGCGACATACAATGCATTACAGTTCACGCTTGCAATCGTCGTCTTAATTATTTCGAGGCGTATGCGTAGGATGATGATTGATACCCGTTGGCGCAGCTTGAGAATCACTTAGGTTGAACACAACGTACTTTTCAAGTATGAATGTATGATCAGTAATTACTGTAAGCTAAATGTGTTGCGCATGAGTTCAGTGGAATCTAGGAAGTACATGTTTGTTTGGAGGGTCCCGCATGAGGTTCCTAAAATGTTTCATAGCACTGGTAGCACGCATACCAGCTGGTTCTCTCCGTGCAATTTATGCTGTCATATGTCTGTATAATAAATTGCCATGCTTGCTGTATTTCCACACATTGCCTACcctgcttcctgcggtgcccccatTGAATTCTCTAGCCACTGTTTGGTACTAACACTAAGTTCACAAGGTTGTTAAATAATTTTACTGGACTTCATTATAGTACTGTATGGTTCCGTTTAGTATGGCATCTTTAGGATTTTCTTGAACCAGATACTCTTTCTGTTCTATTAGACATTATTTGGAAAAACTAGTGGATCCCTTTCATTTTCCGGATGTTGCTATTTGTGAGTATATGGCATAATCCATGAGATCCTTACAGCATTCTGACACATGATTTATCATTGTTTCCAAGTGATTGGCGTCATCAAAAGGAAGGCGTTGATCAAAGAGCTAGCTGCTGCTTACCATGCTGAGTGTGTAGCAAGCTGTAAAGAGCTACTGCAACTCCAGAAAAAGTGGGAGGAGGTCTGTATCTAAGAATTTCAAGTTCTATTAACTTTTCCTCCACTTGCAACCATAACAGTACTCCCATGCCTGTAGCATTGTTCAATGTTCAATTTACATTAGGTCTGTAATTCTGCAACTGAATGTACGTTGATGACCGTGTTTGTGCGTCAAATCTGGAATGCTACACATctattgcaaattttgagtttcaGTCATTGAACTATGAAACATGTGTAATTCTTTTCCTGGGACAGTAGCAGCACAGGCTTGTCTTAAACCTTTTAATTCACATAACTGCCTAATATGATGGGGGTGGTGTTATTTGGTTTAGGTAATATTTTTGCGAACGGATTCTTTGTTCCAACATTAGGAATTTACCAATGAGTTTGTACACTTCATTTATTTTGTTTGTGCTAGCACCTTCAATTCTCCCCTGTTCAGTTTCTATTTTTCTGAATGCTTCTTGTCTGCATGTCTTCTATTCCTCCATGCAAATGTTGTTTTTGTACCTTGCTCCTTCCTGGCACCACTTTCTTCAAACAAGGCATCTCTAATGTGTGTCTGTTGCCTTTGGTTTTGTTCCTCAGGAGCAACATGCCGAGGCCAAGATGCCTGAAGAACTAAAGATATCGTCGGCGAAGCCTTCTAAGCGCAGGAAGAGGTAGATTTAGAGGATGGAGGGAGAGGAAAATATTGCGAGTAGAATGCCTGCTGCATCGTATTGCTGAATCTTAGCTTAGTCGACAGTAACGTGTGTGAGCAAACACTACACTGTTGAGTGTGCTACCCGTGACATGTGTATACGACGGTCTATTTACTTTCTTTAGCAAAAGCTACTAGTAAGAGTTTTACACATTGGGCTCACGAGCCGCGTGTATCACGACTTTTTTTCATTGATCGCAAGAGTTACTGAAGCTCTGCAAGACAACGATTGAACTCTTGTGCTCCTTCCATTTGAGAAACGTGTGCTCTTTCCAGTTTCTAAGTTACGTGCTGCTAATCCCCGTATGCATGTATCGGATCTTTTTTCCCATGCTACCATGAAGTAGAGAATCTGTTTTCGAGGGTGACAGGATCCCACTGCTTGTTGCATTCACTAGAACGTGGCCGGTGAAACAGCCAAATTTACATGTTACACCTGGGTTTCAAATGCATCCAGAGGTGGATTAGGAAGGAAAAATGGGGAGAGAAATTACATGTATTTTTATGTTATGGAACCAGAGAAAGCACAAACGACCGAGCTCTCATAAACCGCCGTATCATCAGCCAAGATGGTGATGTCAGCAGCACATTTATGGATTGTTCGGTTTGCTGTGGAATGAAGTGGATCGAGTAGATTAAATCACATCTAAATCGAAATCCCCAAAAGAAAGTGGATTAACCGAGGAAGTACTTACGGGAAATATCTTGAGCAGAGCAGTGCCTAGAGTTAGATCATTCCTAGCCTTCCAGATTTTCCACACGACATTCATTAAAATATCTGTCCAAACCCTATCACTTACTACCTCTATTCCAAAATATAAGAAAAAGGCTTGTATTTTAATAGATGGGCAGTCACACAACCAAGGGCATTTGGGAGCCGCATTCCAGTGCGCCGCTGAAGTAGTTTTACCGGGAGGCATCCATCACTCCTAGTAACCCCTGAACCCACCAGGCCACAAATCTAGACCCACAAGGTCACAAATATCAAGTCTAACAACCTAGATCCACAATTACACCACTTCTAACCATCTATTACATCCGTTTTGAAACATACCCTTTTTTTTAGAAAACTTCAATCTCACTATGAGTTTGATGAAATCAAATTGGTTGATATCTCAAGATTTTTTTTTTGGTTGATGATGTAACCTTGATGGTTAGAAAACTTCAATCTCACTAAGAATTTTTGGAACATGGGTACTCCTGAACCCGATTAAGGGCATGTCTGATTCGTAGGACTTCACAAACTAAAGAATAGGAAAAACATATGAATAAGATAAGAATGCATGTGCAATTCCATAGGAttgcaaaaacacaaaaaaatgcgAAATTGGATGTTTGATTCGCAGGAATAGAAAAAACACAGGAATCTTTAAAACCATAATCAAATCATGATTATAATAAATGTAAAGATAAAATTAGATCATTATCATGCAACTTATGACCTTTTATCTCATTCTTTATGCATAAGAACGTAAACAAAAGGTTTGAGTGGATTATAAAAATCCCTTGTTTTTTCTATGAAGTCTAAACCAAAGGAAAGATTCCTACACTTTTCCTATGCCCCATTTCTTTAAGTCAAATGGATGAGCAACGTCATGAAAGAAAAATTCCCCATTCCTATAGTTTTCCTCCATCATTCCTATGAACTAAACATGCCCTAAACTTATTCTGGTATCAAGTTACATAGTTATCTAACCACCAAGTGACAGTCTGACTACCAAGTGACAGAAAGCTTGGGAGGATAGAATATTTTTTAGTCTGTTCATTGAAACTTTTAATTTTTTACCTAAGATATATGCTTTTTTCGAATTCAGATATAAAAATTAGCACACTAACATACGCGCATCTGCTCAAAGTATAAATTTTGGAGCCGGCAAGTTATAGGATTCATGGATGCATGCTGGGCTCTTCTTCATTTCAGCCCAAGACGATCCGATTGGTTGATATCGtagtcgcaaaaaaaaaaaaaaagatttgtTGATATCGCACGGACTCTTCTTGCAAACCATCTGAATATCTGATTCCGATCGAGACCGGTCAGGAAAAAACCAGCAATGGCGGCCGCCGCCGACTCATCCGCCGTAATCATCGAGCCCAGCTCGTTCGACGTGGTGGTCTGCGGCACGGGCCTCCCGGAATCCATCCtcgccgccgcctgcgccgccgCCGGCAAGACGGTCCTCCACGTCGATCCCAACCCCTTCTACGGCTCCCACTTCTCCTCCTCCGTCCCGCCCCACGCCCTCCCGTCATTCCTCCTCTCCTCCGCATCTCCCCCCTCCACAACCTCCTCCGACGCCGGCGTTGTCCCTCTCCAAAGCCGGAGCAGTCTGTACTCCGACATAGAGACATTGGGGACGGTCCCCTCGGAGGGCAGCTTCGCCGTCGACCTGGTCGGCCCCAGGCTGCTCTACTGCGCCGGCGAGGCCGTTGACCTCCTCCACCGGTCAGGGGGCAGCCACCACGTGGAGTTCAAGAGCGTCGACCTCCTCTACTGGGATCATGGCGATCTCTTCCCAGTTCCAGCCTCAAGGGAGGACATCTTTAACACCAAACTATCGGAGGACGCCAAAGTTGGCTTAGTCGAAAAAACCCGCCTCTCCGCCTTCGTCAGGCTTGTAAAGTCACACATTGCAGCACAGGAGAGGGAAGAAGGCAAAGCTTCCATACCCGAGGAAGACTTCGATCTCCCCTTCCTTGAGTTCCTCAAGAAACAGAAGCTTACACCCAAGATGATAGGGTGAGATTAAGTCTGTGTACTCCTCTATTGGCACTCTATTGTCAGTCACTAGCCACTAGCGTGAGTAATTAGGAGTGACCAAAGTTCTAAATAGCAGGCTAAGCTATTTAGCGGCAGCAAGCGAAAAAAGATATAGATATTGTTCCCTTCTAGAGTTTTAAATAGCGGCAACAAGTTTTTTCAGTCATGTTTATTTGTAAGATTGTGACAAATAGTTATTATCACTAGTTTAGTGTGTGACTAGCTAATTAATGATGCCTGCATCTCGTTTATTCGTAGGGTTGTGTTGTATGCAATCGCGATggcggattatgaccaagaagatGCCGCCGCAGACTCGTGTAAAACATTGCTAACAACCAGAGATGGAATGAAGACCGTAGCTCTTCATTTCAAGTCCATTGGGAGGTTAGTTTTCTTTCCTTGCATCCTTCGGTCACCCTCTTCGGAAATATATTAAAGACCATATATTATTGATGTAAATACCTTTTTGAGGTACTTTTGTTTAGCTTATAACTAAACTGTGGAATAAATATAAGTGATTTTTACCTTGTGGAATAAAGACCATGTATTATTGATGTATCAGGTTTGCTAATGCAAAAGGTGCTTTCATCTATCCTATGCATGGCCATGGTGAGCTGCCTCAAGCTTTCTGTCGTTTCGCTGCTGTTAAGGGTGCCCTATATGTAAGATGATATTGATACCTTCAAAGTATATGTATCTGGTTTTGATTTTACATGTATCGTTGGCTTACTCTTTCTCCAACCAATATCATATATctgagtatcaactttctatctccATGTTTTTTTAATCTAATGCAATCTGATTGATTGCAACCTATATTTTGATAATGTATTATGTTATATACCAATTGCTTGAAACCCCTTTACAAAAATGACTTGTTCGTTTGTGTAAAAAACTACCTTTCTTCCAAGGATGCAATAAATATTGGATCAAATATCCTATAAACTATTATCGTTATGTTCATTTTGATATTTGCCTCAGGCAATATTTATTTTATGTCAATGATCAGGTGTTGCGGATGCCTGTCACTGCCCTTCTTATGGATAAGGTATGATAAAAATTATGCTCTATATTGTGCGTGTTCTTGCATTTTGTCTGTGCCTTGTATAGTTGCTTCCAATATATCCTTTAGTGTGTCTTACTTATATTATCTGTTTAATCACTTCCTGCACAAACAAGTGTTAACAAATCACAAGAGATTAGAAATCTTACTTGGTTCATCAGAGATAAAATGGGCAGAATTAAGAAAAAAAATTCTGCACCATTAAATTTAAGAAGATACAAATGTTTACCAAGATGATGCGTTTTTTACATATAAAAGGGTCTAGGACCATTCAACTGCTCGTCTCCCGGTCATGAGCTCAATGCTGTAAGACAAGAAATCTTGTTAAGCTTTTGTTCCACAAAAGAGTGGGGAAGAGCTTGTTTGAAGTAGAGCAGGGAGAGCTTCCTTGCTTACGATATGCACTAATATGAATGCTTTAGATTAATCACCATAATCAGAAGAAGAGGGATTGttgtgttttctttatttatattCTACACGTGAAAAGATGTTGCTTGTTTATTGCACTCTTCTATAATTTTTTTGACCATTTCTTTGTTTACTGAAATCCAATAATCAACATATTCTCGATCAGGAAAAACAACATTATATCGGCACAAGGTTGGCAACTGGTCAAGATATTCTGTGCCAGCAGTTGATACTCGATCCGTCATACAAAACTCCTTCCTTGGATTTGCCATCGGGCTCTTCAGACCCAAACTCACCAAGAAAAGTTGCTCGCGGAATATGCATAACTAAAAAGTCTGTGAAACAGAATTCGTCGAATGTTCTGGTTGTTTTCCCCCCAAAATGTTAGAATAAGTGTTcccctccttgtttttttgtccttGAACTAGCCATAGCTcattctttttcttctctttgaTGACACATGTTTCCTCTAATTCAGCACTACAAGAGCAGCAGGTTGCAACTCTTCGGGTGCTTCAGTTGAGCAGCAATGTAGCAATATGCCCTCCTGGAATGTAAGTTAGCTCCTATCGATATATATCATTAATGTATGCAACTTCCCTCACTGGCCAATCTCACTTGTAGGTTCATGGCACATCTGTCTATTCCATGTGTTGATGCCCACATAGGAAAACTCTGCATAAACAAAGCAATAGAGGTTCTTATCGGTTCCCAAACTTCAGATGGTTCAGAAGGCCATTCAGAGAAAACCAGAGAAGACAACGATGATGCAAAGCAAGGTCTAATATGGAAGTGTGTTTATGTTCAGGAGATCACACAGGTCCATTTCTTTGAAATCATTATGGATTGTATTCACAGTTCAATATTGGTAAACAACAATTATTATACTGATGTGCACATTTGTACTATGTAATCACAACACATATATGCTTTCATGTCTTCCACCACCAGGCAAAATCCGGTCCTATATTATCCTGCCCAATGCCTGATGAATATCTTGACTACAGAAATATACTGGAATCAACAGAAAAGGTATGCAGTATGTGATGTTACATTCTTTATTATCAATGATGTATTTGCATCTGCACAAGAAAGTAGGTAACTAGAATGGTTGCACTTAGCCTGCTGAGTTTTGAGTCCTTACCTAACTTTCAAGTTTCAATGACCCTCGTCTCTTTTCCTTTTGGAAGTAGGTTATAGTTCTATCTAATCTACAAATTTTTAGAACCATTCCAATACTATTCTGCATCGAGGAAAACCGTAACTTGTATATCTTGTGATGGTGTGTATTTGGTTTCCTCTTGTAAGATACAATGTTGGTGTAGCTTTAGGGGCCGACTCTTCATTTATTAGACAGTAGTTATGTCGTGCATAATATATTGAGAAATTAAGAATCATGTCATATGTATAAAATCATCTTGCCTGGCACATAAGTTAAGTTTGTTTTTGAAAAGTTTATTTAAAACCTCAATTTATTTCAATGTTTTTCTTGCAGTTATTTGTGGAAATCTATCCCAACGAAGAATTCCTGCCTAGAAATTCAGCTCCtcaacatgaagatgatgactctgATTCCGCAGAGTGAAACCATTTGTTATTCTTGAAGGAATCAACTTAGATTTCAGGTGT
This Lolium perenne isolate Kyuss_39 chromosome 1, Kyuss_2.0, whole genome shotgun sequence DNA region includes the following protein-coding sequences:
- the LOC127292031 gene encoding rab escort protein 1 yields the protein MAAAADSSAVIIEPSSFDVVVCGTGLPESILAAACAAAGKTVLHVDPNPFYGSHFSSSVPPHALPSFLLSSASPPSTTSSDAGVVPLQSRSSLYSDIETLGTVPSEGSFAVDLVGPRLLYCAGEAVDLLHRSGGSHHVEFKSVDLLYWDHGDLFPVPASREDIFNTKLSEDAKVGLVEKTRLSAFVRLVKSHIAAQEREEGKASIPEEDFDLPFLEFLKKQKLTPKMIGVVLYAIAMADYDQEDAAADSCKTLLTTRDGMKTVALHFKSIGRFANAKGAFIYPMHGHGELPQAFCRFAAVKGALYVLRMPVTALLMDKEKQHYIGTRLATGQDILCQQLILDPSYKTPSLDLPSGSSDPNSPRKVARGICITKKSVKQNSSNVLVVFPPKSLQEQQVATLRVLQLSSNVAICPPGMFMAHLSIPCVDAHIGKLCINKAIEVLIGSQTSDGSEGHSEKTREDNDDAKQGLIWKCVYVQEITQAKSGPILSCPMPDEYLDYRNILESTEKLFVEIYPNEEFLPRNSAPQHEDDDSDSAE
- the LOC127292110 gene encoding uncharacterized protein, encoding MAAAAESGTGEPAANGDKPEEEPQQFDPSRMIGVIKRKALIKELAAAYHAECVASCKELLQLQKKWEEEQHAEAKMPEELKISSAKPSKRRKR